A window of the Vibrio fluvialis genome harbors these coding sequences:
- a CDS encoding Bax inhibitor-1/YccA family protein — protein sequence MNSPMYSRTSSYDSALQTNKVLRNTYALLSMTLLWSAVVAGISMAMNLPRPGLIIMLVGFYGLLFLTEKNRNNSMGLVFTFLFTGFLGYTIGPILNMYVGAGMGDVVLTALGGTALAFMGASAYALTTKRDLSFLGGLLMAGFVVLLIGMVANIFLQMPMLYLAMSGMFVLFSTGAILLTTQQIVRGGETNYISATITLYVSIYNLFISLLSILGVMRDD from the coding sequence ATGAACAGTCCTATGTATTCACGCACCTCGTCTTATGACAGTGCTCTACAAACAAACAAAGTGCTGCGTAACACGTATGCACTGCTTTCAATGACACTGCTTTGGTCTGCGGTTGTGGCTGGTATCTCGATGGCGATGAACCTTCCTCGCCCGGGTCTGATCATCATGCTGGTTGGTTTCTACGGCCTGCTGTTCCTGACTGAAAAGAACCGTAACAACAGCATGGGTCTTGTATTTACGTTCCTGTTTACCGGATTCCTGGGCTACACCATCGGTCCAATCCTGAACATGTATGTGGGTGCAGGTATGGGCGACGTCGTGCTGACAGCGCTGGGCGGCACAGCTCTGGCGTTCATGGGTGCTTCAGCATACGCACTGACCACAAAACGTGACCTGTCTTTCCTGGGTGGTCTGTTGATGGCGGGCTTCGTGGTACTGCTAATTGGTATGGTAGCGAACATCTTCCTGCAAATGCCAATGCTTTACTTGGCGATGAGCGGCATGTTTGTTCTGTTCTCAACGGGTGCAATTCTGCTGACAACACAGCAAATTGTTCGCGGTGGTGAAACCAACTACATCTCAGCGACCATTACTCTGTATGTGTCTATCTACAACCTGTTCATCAGCCTGCTAAGCATTCTTGGCGTGATGCGCGACGATTAA
- a CDS encoding amino acid ABC transporter ATP-binding protein gives MTQQNSGDLMIQIKDMNKWYGEFHVLKNINLDVKKGERIVICGPSGSGKSTMIRCINRLEEHQKGQIVVSGNELTEDLKNIEAVRREVGMCFQHFNLFPHLTVLENCTLAPIWVKKMPKEEAEAIAMKYLKRVKIPDQADKYPGQLSGGQQQRVAIARSLCMNPQVMLFDEPTSALDPEMVREVLDVMVELAEEGMTMLCVTHEMGFAKEVADRVIFMDAGEIIEENNPKDFFENPQSDRTQAFLAQILHH, from the coding sequence ATGACGCAACAAAATTCTGGCGATCTCATGATTCAGATTAAGGACATGAATAAGTGGTACGGTGAGTTTCACGTACTGAAAAACATCAACCTGGACGTAAAAAAAGGTGAGCGTATTGTTATCTGTGGACCTTCCGGCTCCGGTAAATCCACCATGATTCGCTGCATCAACCGCCTGGAAGAGCATCAGAAAGGACAGATTGTCGTGTCTGGCAATGAACTGACTGAAGATCTGAAAAACATTGAAGCCGTTCGGCGTGAAGTGGGTATGTGTTTCCAACACTTTAACCTCTTCCCTCACCTGACGGTTTTGGAAAACTGTACGCTGGCACCTATTTGGGTGAAAAAGATGCCGAAAGAGGAAGCTGAAGCGATTGCGATGAAATATCTCAAGCGCGTTAAGATTCCGGATCAGGCAGATAAGTACCCTGGCCAGTTGTCCGGTGGTCAGCAGCAACGTGTGGCGATTGCGCGTTCACTGTGCATGAATCCTCAGGTAATGCTGTTTGATGAGCCGACCTCGGCACTCGACCCAGAGATGGTGCGCGAAGTACTCGACGTTATGGTTGAGTTGGCAGAAGAAGGCATGACCATGTTGTGTGTAACGCACGAAATGGGCTTTGCCAAAGAAGTGGCTGACCGCGTGATCTTTATGGATGCAGGTGAAATTATCGAGGAAAACAACCCGAAAGATTTCTTCGAAAATCCACAATCCGACCGTACTCAGGCTTTCCTGGCGCAGATTCTGCACCACTAA
- a CDS encoding TusE/DsrC/DsvC family sulfur relay protein, which yields MFEYNGKSIETDAQGYLLDYTLWEEGMIDMLAKDEGLTLTDAHLEVVHFVRNFYEEFKTSPAIRMLVKAMEKEHGPEKGNSKYLFKLFPKGPAKQATKLAGLPKPAKCL from the coding sequence ATGTTTGAATACAACGGCAAATCGATTGAAACCGACGCACAAGGTTATCTGCTGGACTACACCTTGTGGGAAGAAGGAATGATTGACATGCTTGCCAAGGATGAAGGCCTGACTTTGACGGATGCTCACTTAGAAGTGGTGCACTTCGTGCGTAATTTCTATGAAGAATTTAAAACCTCGCCAGCCATTCGTATGCTGGTTAAGGCGATGGAAAAAGAGCACGGTCCGGAAAAAGGCAACAGCAAATACCTATTCAAACTGTTTCCGAAAGGCCCGGCTAAACAAGCAACCAAACTGGCAGGCTTGCCAAAACCAGCCAAATGCTTATAA
- the yccX gene encoding acylphosphatase produces the protein MSIKCDKFIVSGVVQGVGFRYHTAHQGLTLGLTGYAKNLFSGDVEVIACGDPQQVDALHEWLKEGPRTASVECVERSECITNKHYRGFEIL, from the coding sequence ATGTCGATAAAGTGCGATAAGTTTATTGTGTCGGGTGTAGTGCAGGGAGTCGGCTTTCGATATCACACCGCTCATCAGGGGCTAACACTGGGTTTAACCGGGTATGCCAAAAACTTATTCAGCGGAGATGTTGAAGTGATTGCCTGTGGTGATCCGCAACAAGTGGACGCATTACATGAATGGTTGAAAGAAGGGCCAAGAACGGCGTCGGTTGAGTGCGTTGAGCGGTCAGAATGCATTACCAACAAGCACTATAGAGGATTTGAAATCCTGTAA